The Amycolatopsis mongoliensis genome includes a window with the following:
- a CDS encoding penicillin-binding transpeptidase domain-containing protein — MSARRRRGALAVLLLAAATTAGCSGDGPEDALSAFLDAVAAGDVAAAAANTDSPDAATTVLSQVRGVLEPESLDVDDEEVKEPANGDTVTAGYRLTWHLPHGRTWTYRADAQLRAAENGWQVHWQPTVVHPQLAVGQTLGLLPQLPETAPVLDRDGVPLMRPQTVIGVVVDPQKTGNASAVAGSLAKALHRYEPSVTGRSVLDGMNKTKPGDAYPVITLRAGDYQRVKPVIYDLPGVRFASQERLLPVTRGSGQQVLPGIRALVEQQLAGAAGWRIVTRDVTGGEVSELKAEPPSPSPAVTSTLSARIQAAAEQALATEQYPGALVAIQPSSGDILAVAQNEAADEEGSLALSGRYPPGSTFKIVTAAAALSAGDVEAGSPVDCPGTTTIENRVVPNEGRFDLGRVPLKTAFARSCNTTFARLAAGLPSTALTDAARSFGIGADFVVPGLTTVTGTVPPSDSAVQRAENGFGQGTVVTSPFGMALAAATVQAGKVPTPSIVKGMPATTQNVGDPPSDDVLGALRAMMREVVTAGTATGLRDIPDVAGKTGTAQFGDGSRSHGWFVGYRGDLAFAVLLTEAGSSKPAVQAAHRFLAGVG; from the coding sequence ATGAGTGCACGTCGACGCCGCGGTGCGCTCGCGGTGCTGCTGCTCGCCGCCGCGACCACCGCCGGGTGCTCGGGCGACGGTCCCGAGGACGCCCTCTCCGCCTTCCTCGACGCCGTCGCGGCCGGGGACGTCGCCGCCGCGGCCGCGAACACCGATTCGCCGGACGCGGCCACGACCGTGCTGTCCCAGGTCCGCGGCGTGCTCGAGCCAGAGTCCCTGGACGTCGACGACGAAGAGGTGAAGGAGCCGGCGAACGGCGACACCGTCACCGCCGGCTACCGGCTCACCTGGCACCTGCCGCACGGCCGCACCTGGACCTACCGCGCCGACGCCCAGCTGCGCGCGGCCGAGAACGGCTGGCAGGTGCACTGGCAGCCGACGGTCGTGCACCCGCAGCTGGCCGTCGGCCAGACCCTCGGCCTGCTGCCGCAGCTGCCCGAGACCGCGCCGGTCCTCGACCGCGACGGCGTGCCGCTGATGCGCCCGCAGACCGTGATCGGGGTGGTCGTCGACCCGCAGAAGACGGGCAACGCGAGCGCCGTCGCCGGCTCGCTTGCGAAGGCGCTGCACCGGTACGAGCCGTCGGTCACCGGCCGGTCGGTGCTCGACGGGATGAACAAGACCAAGCCCGGCGACGCCTACCCGGTGATCACCCTGCGGGCCGGCGACTACCAGCGGGTCAAACCGGTGATCTACGACCTGCCCGGCGTCCGGTTCGCCAGCCAGGAGCGGCTGCTGCCGGTCACCCGAGGCTCCGGGCAGCAGGTCCTCCCCGGCATCCGCGCGCTGGTCGAGCAGCAGCTGGCCGGGGCGGCGGGCTGGCGGATCGTCACCCGGGACGTCACCGGCGGCGAGGTCTCCGAGCTCAAGGCCGAGCCGCCGAGCCCGTCGCCCGCGGTCACCAGCACGCTCAGCGCGCGGATCCAGGCCGCCGCCGAGCAGGCCCTGGCCACCGAGCAGTACCCGGGCGCGCTGGTGGCGATCCAGCCGTCGAGCGGGGACATCCTGGCCGTCGCGCAGAACGAAGCCGCCGACGAAGAGGGCTCACTGGCCCTGTCCGGGCGCTACCCGCCCGGGTCGACGTTCAAGATCGTGACGGCGGCGGCCGCGCTGTCGGCCGGTGACGTCGAGGCCGGCAGCCCCGTCGACTGCCCCGGCACCACGACGATCGAGAACCGCGTCGTCCCGAACGAAGGCCGGTTCGACCTGGGGCGCGTCCCGCTGAAGACGGCGTTCGCGCGCTCGTGCAACACGACCTTCGCCCGGCTCGCCGCCGGGCTGCCGTCGACGGCGCTCACCGACGCCGCCCGCTCGTTCGGGATCGGCGCGGACTTCGTCGTCCCCGGCCTGACCACGGTGACCGGCACGGTCCCGCCCAGCGACTCGGCCGTCCAGCGGGCGGAGAACGGCTTCGGCCAGGGCACGGTGGTGACCAGCCCGTTCGGTATGGCGCTGGCCGCGGCCACCGTGCAGGCCGGGAAGGTGCCGACGCCGTCGATCGTCAAGGGCATGCCCGCGACCACGCAGAACGTCGGCGACCCGCCGTCGGACGACGTCCTGGGCGCGTTGCGCGCGATGATGCGCGAGGTCGTCACGGCGGGGACCGCGACCGGCCTGCGTGACATCCCCGACGTCGCGGGCAAGACCGGCACCGCCCAGTTCGGGGACGGCTCCCGCTCGCACGGCTGGTTCGTCGGATACCGCGGTGACCTGGCGTTCGCCGTGCTGCTGACCGAGGCCGGATCGTCCAAACCGGCGGTGCAGGCCGCGCACCGGTTCCTGGCGGGGGTCGGCTGA